Proteins encoded in a region of the Isosphaeraceae bacterium EP7 genome:
- a CDS encoding Xaa-Pro peptidase family protein: MADREAGRRERLRATWMATDVHVHALLITSETNVRYLTGFTGDATALLVLPGRVLAISDGRYTTQLSGECPDVEAHIRPIGQPLAAGIGEVAAKLGVQSLGFEPASLTVAQHRKLSENAPGIELVAVDGLVEGLRMVKDDAEIDEIRRAVDQAERAFLLFRAGLQVGQSEKDAADLLEGSLRCSGADGAAFPPIVAAGENAALPHARPSAERQVGPDEFVLVDWGASTRGYKSDLTRMVVIGKVWPKFEAVYGAVLKAQQRAIDAIRPGTTASEIDAVARGSLDGSGFGPAFTHGLGHGFGLDIHEEPRMNRESGVILQPGMVVTVEPGVYLPGWGGVRIEDDILIRPDGHEVLTSLPKSIDSTRL, from the coding sequence ATGGCGGATCGCGAGGCGGGGCGGAGAGAGCGGCTTCGTGCCACGTGGATGGCGACGGACGTCCACGTCCACGCACTGCTCATCACGTCCGAGACCAACGTCCGCTACCTCACCGGCTTCACCGGCGATGCCACGGCCTTGCTCGTGCTGCCAGGCCGCGTCCTGGCCATCTCCGATGGCCGCTACACCACCCAACTTTCCGGCGAATGCCCCGACGTCGAGGCCCACATCCGGCCGATCGGCCAGCCCCTCGCAGCGGGAATCGGCGAGGTCGCGGCCAAGCTCGGCGTTCAATCGCTCGGCTTTGAGCCGGCCTCCCTCACCGTCGCTCAGCACCGGAAGCTATCCGAGAATGCACCCGGAATCGAACTCGTCGCCGTCGACGGGCTGGTCGAAGGGCTGCGGATGGTCAAGGATGATGCGGAGATCGACGAGATTCGCCGCGCCGTCGATCAGGCCGAGCGTGCCTTCCTCTTATTCCGCGCCGGCCTCCAGGTCGGCCAGTCCGAGAAGGACGCGGCCGACCTGCTCGAAGGCTCCCTGAGGTGCTCCGGCGCCGACGGAGCGGCCTTCCCCCCGATCGTTGCCGCCGGCGAGAACGCCGCGTTGCCGCACGCCAGGCCCTCGGCGGAACGCCAGGTTGGCCCCGACGAATTTGTACTCGTGGATTGGGGCGCGAGCACCCGCGGGTACAAAAGCGACTTGACTCGGATGGTCGTCATCGGTAAGGTCTGGCCGAAATTCGAAGCGGTTTACGGGGCGGTCCTGAAGGCCCAGCAGAGGGCCATCGACGCGATCAGGCCGGGCACGACCGCCTCCGAGATCGACGCCGTCGCCAGAGGATCGCTGGACGGGTCGGGCTTCGGCCCGGCCTTCACTCACGGCCTGGGACACGGCTTCGGGCTCGACATCCACGAAGAGCCGAGGATGAACCGCGAGTCCGGCGTGATCCTTCAGCCGGGGATGGTCGTCACCGTCGAGCCCGGCGTCTACCTCCCGGGATGGGGGGGTGTCCGGATCGAAGACGACATCCTCATCAGACCCGACGGACACGAAGTTCTGACCTCCCTGCCGAAGTCGATCGACTCGACCCGCCTCTGA
- a CDS encoding biopolymer transporter ExbD, translating to MSRAMRQRLTEHKEVMFPVTPMLDMAFQLLAFFVLTFQAPTLETRLDMYLPAAPAVLPSLPGGQARSSTPRIDSDLENDLLLRVEADDLGDLKALKLGDAPVPDIDGLGDRLTRYSKLLGDRPLRVRIAADDRLRYEFAAKLIAVCSKAGAAAIRLADPSGTNASTATP from the coding sequence ATGAGCCGGGCCATGCGGCAACGCCTGACCGAGCACAAGGAGGTCATGTTCCCCGTGACCCCGATGCTCGACATGGCCTTCCAGCTCCTGGCCTTCTTCGTGCTGACGTTCCAGGCCCCCACCCTGGAGACGAGGCTCGACATGTATCTGCCCGCGGCCCCCGCCGTGCTGCCGAGCCTGCCCGGCGGCCAGGCACGCTCGAGCACCCCCCGCATCGACTCGGACCTGGAAAACGACCTCCTGCTCCGCGTCGAGGCCGACGACCTGGGCGACCTGAAAGCCCTCAAGCTGGGCGACGCCCCCGTCCCAGATATCGACGGCCTGGGCGATCGGCTTACACGGTACTCCAAGCTCCTGGGCGACCGCCCCCTGCGTGTCCGTATCGCCGCCGACGACCGCCTGCGGTACGAATTCGCCGCGAAGCTGATCGCCGTCTGCAGCAAGGCCGGGGCCGCCGCGATCCGGCTGGCCGACCCCTCGGGCACCAACGCGTCGACGGCCACGCCATGA
- a CDS encoding biopolymer transporter ExbD: MRRRTRRGGGGFELNLTPLLDVVLQLITFFMMLIHFGTKLEGETKRVRLPVAAAALPGGELGIDRLSAAIDARGRLLVDDEAVDEASAARWWDAQAKLRREGQELLADRKRGPTGADFAPAGPVAELPTLVVIRADKDAPYGSVRKTLQAAQERGFAHFSLIVLTREPKS; this comes from the coding sequence ATGAGACGCCGGACTCGGAGGGGGGGCGGCGGGTTCGAGCTGAACCTGACTCCGCTCCTGGACGTGGTGCTCCAGCTCATCACCTTCTTCATGATGCTGATCCACTTCGGCACCAAGCTGGAAGGGGAGACCAAGCGCGTGCGCCTGCCCGTGGCCGCGGCGGCCTTGCCCGGCGGCGAGCTGGGCATCGATCGTCTGAGCGCCGCCATCGACGCCCGGGGGCGGCTGCTCGTTGACGACGAGGCGGTCGACGAGGCGAGCGCCGCGCGCTGGTGGGACGCCCAGGCCAAGCTCAGGCGAGAGGGGCAGGAACTTCTGGCCGACCGCAAGCGAGGGCCGACCGGCGCCGATTTCGCCCCGGCCGGGCCGGTGGCCGAGCTGCCCACCCTGGTCGTGATCCGCGCCGACAAGGATGCCCCTTACGGATCGGTGCGTAAGACGTTGCAGGCGGCGCAAGAGCGAGGGTTCGCCCACTTCAGCCTGATCGTGCTGACGCGGGAGCCCAAATCATGA
- a CDS encoding MotA/TolQ/ExbB proton channel family protein produces the protein MPRSRRRPLLGLNVKGFCLALLILAVARGAVAQEVVEQADAETTQNFLKWMFEASGWIGIIILLMSFYLVALIAWMAFHFRRVVAMPPRLVDDLTELLGRKQYTEAYSRLTGDDSFFARVLAAGVRKLPSGAAQAQRAMELSNDDMSMAMEHRTTYLATVGTLGPMIGLVGTVYGMILSFRVIATAGSSPQASALAAGISTALFATLEGIAISIPAIYFHALYRNRIARISLEVALAAESLLELFTPGLRALHPQMQAGTGLPPISPQRPPLVPTANSAASSSATASSTASTLPKPEA, from the coding sequence ATGCCGAGGTCCCGCAGACGCCCGTTGCTCGGCCTGAACGTCAAGGGCTTCTGCCTTGCCCTGCTCATCCTGGCGGTCGCGCGTGGGGCGGTGGCCCAGGAGGTCGTCGAGCAGGCCGACGCCGAGACGACCCAGAACTTCCTGAAGTGGATGTTCGAAGCCTCGGGCTGGATCGGCATCATCATCCTCTTGATGTCGTTCTACCTGGTGGCCCTGATCGCCTGGATGGCGTTCCACTTCCGCCGCGTCGTCGCCATGCCGCCGAGGCTGGTCGACGACCTGACCGAGCTGCTCGGCCGGAAGCAATACACCGAGGCCTATTCCAGGCTGACAGGCGACGACTCGTTCTTCGCTCGGGTGCTGGCCGCGGGGGTGCGCAAGTTGCCGTCGGGTGCGGCGCAAGCCCAGCGGGCGATGGAGCTGTCCAACGACGACATGAGCATGGCGATGGAGCACAGGACCACCTACCTGGCGACGGTCGGCACGCTGGGCCCGATGATCGGGCTGGTGGGGACGGTTTACGGGATGATCCTCAGCTTCCGCGTGATCGCCACGGCGGGCTCGTCGCCCCAGGCGAGCGCCCTGGCGGCGGGGATCTCGACGGCCCTGTTCGCCACCCTGGAAGGCATCGCCATCTCGATCCCGGCCATCTACTTCCACGCGCTGTACCGCAACCGGATCGCGCGCATCTCGCTGGAAGTGGCCCTGGCGGCCGAGAGCTTGCTCGAGCTGTTCACGCCGGGCCTGCGGGCGCTCCACCCCCAGATGCAGGCGGGGACCGGGCTGCCGCCGATCAGCCCGCAGCGACCTCCCCTGGTTCCGACGGCCAACTCCGCGGCATCGTCGTCGGCAACCGCGTCGTCGACGGCATCGACCCTGCCCAAGCCGGAAGCCTGA
- a CDS encoding PH domain-containing protein: MLATKPALVSGLDFDEEVVLYNAHPSMFRNRPIDYVVCLLLVPLFGVGFLILLCWWLHCQGTTLTVTNRRTVLRTGILSKRLSDIRNEDVRNIQLNQSFFQRILGVGSVGISSSGQSGVEIDVAGIPDPEQVRALLNQYR, from the coding sequence ATGCTCGCCACCAAGCCCGCCCTGGTTTCCGGCCTCGATTTCGACGAGGAGGTCGTCCTCTACAACGCCCACCCGTCAATGTTTCGCAACCGGCCCATCGATTACGTCGTCTGCCTGCTCCTGGTCCCGCTGTTCGGGGTCGGCTTCCTGATCCTGCTCTGCTGGTGGCTGCACTGCCAGGGGACCACCCTCACGGTTACCAATCGCCGGACGGTCCTGCGCACCGGCATCCTCTCCAAGCGGCTCAGCGACATCCGCAACGAAGATGTCCGCAACATCCAGCTCAACCAGTCCTTCTTCCAGCGCATCCTGGGTGTCGGCTCGGTCGGCATCTCCAGCTCGGGCCAGAGTGGAGTCGAGATCGACGTCGCGGGAATCCCCGATCCTGAGCAAGTCCGCGCCCTGCTGAACCAATATCGCTGA